The window ACCAGAACCAGAACCGGTACCAAACCCAAACCCGTAACCCTTAGCAGACCCACCAGGAGACCTTCCAGATCCCGAACCATAACCATAACCCCCATCAGGACTAGATCCCCATCCCCAACTATAGTCCCAATTCTGGGTATGACCTGACCCACTAGCCCCACTTGACCCAGACGTCCCAGACCCACCATCGGAAGAGTCACTCGGCATGATCCGAGCTGCAGCCAGCAGTGAAGGGATGGCTAACAAGAAGAGTAATATGAAGTATAGGATGATCAATTTACCCTTcattttttgtaattaatttgatGTAAGTACTgattagaattatatatattatgaaaactGAGAAAgggtttataatatatttataagctAAGAAAGAGGCTtgtgagtatatatatatatatagatactgTGAATGTTACACAATTCATGAAGATCAATTGATCatagaagatatatatatagtggGTGAGTGGGTGGGTATATCATGCATGATGAGTGGTATCCTATTTATTGCGTGGGGCTAActttttttggttattgataACTGACAGCCCGTGTGACTAAATCTGGGATGATTTAGAGAAAATCTAGTCTTAGTGTTTCCCATAAAGAGAGATCTTCTTCATGTTTTCTTTTTGGCTTATAGATTTAATAGGATTTAGGACCAAGATTGATCTTCCAACGATATAGaccccaccaccaccaccaataCTACAAATAAAGTAGACAATGCATGAATAGAAGATATtccttactttttttttgtttttctcaaaataatcCAATTTTCTCTAACActagatatttttttcttcatccaTGTCCTTCTAGATTcgatatattcttaattttaccCATTACCCAACAAGCTCTTTTAATAGCTTTTACTTTAAAACAAGACATGTTGGATTaattgagataaaaaaatgataattctAAAAGGAAAGAGCTTATTTTCAATTCTATATAGATCTCTTCATTTTGTAACTTGTGTTTAGAAAGGAAATGGATACATGAATTTTGAGTCCAAGATTATATCCAGCATATTAGGTTGAGTAGAATTGAGAACGTGAAGTTTATAAACTATATGAGCATTTTTGTTTACTATAATCTACCGTGAGAATAAATGTTACGAGTtcgattttcatttaaaacgttTGAAGTTGATGTTTTAACTTTGGGATCGCGTTGGtatattgttttgaatttttgtaCGAGAGGTTCATTTGGGAATTTCTTTGAGACTCtttttttaactataatttttgtcattaatTAGTTtgtaaataattgattttccagagaaaataaaaagtttttcaatttttaaacatttgagGATGAGTTAATATGCAAATAAAGgacattaatattataaaaataataatttactaGTTGATTTGTTTGATGGAAttaaattggaaaaaataaatGCTTATCAGATTTTGTTAAGAAATCGTTTAACTACAACATAAAAcgtcaaaaaagaaaaaaacagaatatgacaatagtaataaaaagaaaaccatagtttctttatatatatattataaaagaaccgatttatacataaaaaaaatagctGTTAATCTTATCGTGTAAGATGAATGACATCATCTCTAGATAAAGGGATATTATTGTGTGGCTGGTATATATTTCCAAATTAAGCCAATAATTTAGTGCTAACAAACCCGATTTCCATTAATTATTTAGTAtggataaatataaaactaagtGATTGTCTAGTTGATGCTGCCATATACCTGCAttaattctttttcaaatttataaactatataatagTAGTTCGGCCGGGCAGCCCTAAGCATGGCCCGGGGAGGGCTATCATTAAGAAAATGAATGATGATGAATTTAATCAATGATTAAACAACTTGTTATagcttataattatatatattaagagaatGTTGagaaaaaacacttaaaaataattattttcccCCAAAACCACAAGcaataaaattaagtatacaTCTACACATAAAccttttaaaatcaatttcacTAAATTAGCTTCAACAAACTTTTCTAACATGCTAGACAAATATCTTAGAGAGGTCCAAACAAAGATTTAAACTGGTCAAACTCTAAAAACGCTGCAAGGATTCACCACATGTAACTAGAGCCAAAATGATACTAGTTGAATGTTCGGTAGTCTCACCTAAATTCTGAATATCTAACTCATATTTTCTCTAAtatatctttctttcttttttattttattttttatttataattgtcaATCTCTTAaacaatatttgtttaaaaaacttttattttattttggacaTTTTGCCTATAGTGTCAAAGTCCTCGCATTAGCTTAGAACCAACATAAATAAAGTTAACATGATCCATCATAGGtgttactttttcttttcttttttattaaaggAAAAACTAGTATGACACTTCATAGTCATTGTCTCCGTTTAAATTTAAAGCGCTTTCAGATAAAATCGAaactcgtgacattttggtATTTTAAGTCAAAATGTGGTCACAAGAGATTAAGTACGTAACTTACAAACACAATTAACCTGACGCAGAACTTTCACTTCACCTTGTAAATTGAActcataattttcttatttaggACCACTTTGTCACTTGAGCTCGAAACGGAACTAGAATAGAAATTAACGTTAgtgtgagtttgaaaaaaaaatggatagactttaaaaataatataaaattattaataaaaggagttgataaaaaaagtttttgcctgattttttttattgaattaaagaaaaatacaatgaattaaatagaaaaaattaaaaattatgtgaTAGTCACATTtgtaccatatatatatatatatatatatatatatatatatatatatatatatatatatatatttattgtaggTTAACTAACTTgttataactttataaaaaaaagaagatatttttgttaaaacataaGTCAGAATGAGAAATAGAGAATGAAACCGTTGacaaattgaaagaattgtaTATGGATCAGATTAAAAGAAGGGGCAGGCACACATAGAAACAGTTACACTTGGGATTAAATATGTGATCGGAGTGAGATATTCAGTTAGTAACATCACGAGTGGGATATCGGCCACTTAATTTGGTTggcaaaaaaatcaatataagctgcagattattattattattattatatggaTATAAATGATCCCCACTAAAACTTTCAAGAAGATTATGACATTTTAAAGtggtaaataatattcatatgccTAACTATCTCTCTCAAGTAAAAACAAACAAACGTTCATGGGGGTGCGATTCAAAATGTGCCTTTGTCTCTATGACAGAGATTTGCTCTTGTGGTGATGCATAATTGCATATGAACAGACATGCCAATAATGTCGAGGGAGGGATATTCCCAATCATATATTTagatcttaataataataataatgagagaGATATgtaataaagaataattaatttgtggATCAAAGATGCAGGGGATTGTTGCCCAAACtatatgtgaaaaaaatataagttggattaatatattaattattcaaaattaactaattgagaCATATATATTGCTGAAGATGAGTTCATTTaacttatcatatatttatttaatattaattattgtattatttgtttcttttaaaatttaattaaacaatag is drawn from Impatiens glandulifera chromosome 3, dImpGla2.1, whole genome shotgun sequence and contains these coding sequences:
- the LOC124931882 gene encoding putative glycine-rich cell wall structural protein 1 — translated: MKGKLIILYFILLFLLAIPSLLAAARIMPSDSSDGGSGTSGSSGASGSGHTQNWDYSWGWGSSPDGGYGYGSGSGRSPGGSAKGYGFGFGTGSGSGSGSGSGYGYGTGSGGASGYGAGSGSGGGRSPGDHHG